From Pseudomonas fluorescens, one genomic window encodes:
- a CDS encoding putative zinc-binding protein, translated as MPAPSLPLVYSCSGCSNVAQLANTLAVRLDRSGVAEMSCIAGLGGHVPSLVNKARSGRKILALDGCPLQCVENCLQQHGLHADVHVILSHYGLRKRYGEDCTQEQSDELFEGIRRLLKG; from the coding sequence ATGCCCGCCCCAAGCCTGCCCCTGGTCTACTCCTGCTCCGGCTGCTCCAACGTTGCGCAACTGGCCAACACCCTGGCCGTGCGCCTGGATCGCAGTGGCGTCGCAGAAATGTCGTGCATCGCCGGCCTCGGCGGGCATGTGCCGTCGCTGGTCAACAAGGCGCGCTCCGGACGCAAGATCCTCGCCCTCGACGGCTGCCCGCTGCAATGCGTGGAAAACTGCCTGCAACAGCATGGCCTGCATGCCGATGTGCATGTGATCCTGAGCCATTACGGGTTGCGCAAGCGCTATGGCGAGGATTGCACGCAGGAGCAGAGTGATGAGTTGTTTGAGGGGATCAGGCGGTTGCTGAAAGGGTAA
- a CDS encoding Crp/Fnr family transcriptional regulator — translation MLTHPSTVQTLRRHHLFSQLPEQVFKEVCALATLRRLDCHGTLVHQGDPAKRFFLLVSGQIKLYRLTGEGQENLMEIIQPGQTFAEALLFSQARCYPVSATALKDSVLVSIEGQHYRNALEDAPQVCLAILASMSMHLHLRLRDIDTLTIASASRRVINFLLQERHPVTGEIVLQVSKRLVASKLGIQPETFSRILHRLVESDMIAMDRRTIHLLAAEDALATFH, via the coding sequence ATGCTGACCCACCCATCTACTGTTCAAACGTTGCGTCGTCATCACCTGTTCAGCCAACTGCCGGAGCAGGTGTTCAAGGAAGTCTGCGCCCTGGCCACGCTCAGGCGCCTGGACTGCCACGGCACGCTGGTGCACCAGGGCGACCCGGCCAAGCGTTTTTTTCTGCTGGTCAGTGGCCAGATCAAGCTGTACCGGCTGACCGGTGAAGGCCAGGAAAACCTGATGGAAATCATCCAGCCCGGGCAGACCTTTGCCGAAGCCCTGCTGTTCAGCCAGGCCCGCTGCTACCCGGTGAGCGCCACCGCGCTCAAGGACAGCGTGCTGGTGAGCATCGAAGGCCAGCACTATCGCAACGCCCTGGAAGACGCGCCGCAAGTCTGCCTGGCGATCCTCGCCAGCATGAGCATGCACTTGCACCTGCGCCTGCGCGACATCGACACCCTGACTATCGCCAGCGCCAGCCGGCGGGTGATCAATTTCCTGCTGCAGGAGCGCCACCCGGTGACCGGGGAGATCGTCCTGCAAGTCTCCAAGCGCCTGGTGGCGTCGAAACTGGGGATCCAGCCGGAGACCTTTTCGCGGATCCTGCATCGCCTGGTGGAGAGCGACATGATCGCGATGGACCGCCGCACCATCCACCTGCTCGCCGCAGAAGACGCGCTGGCGACATTCCACTAG
- the narL gene encoding two-component system response regulator NarL, whose amino-acid sequence MSTTPQHRILLVDDHPMMRRGIRQMLELEEDFLIVGEANHGEEALTLIEPLQPDLILLDNNMPQLNGIETLRRLRAMDYAGKVLLFTVSDAEDDIRDALRLDADGYLLKDMEPELLIQYIRDALDGNLVVSPGLTRVMAQALRSPPRQAVVELTERERQVLKTIAAGFSNKVIGHKLGITEGTVKVHVKNLLHKLGLRSRVEAAVWAMEHLRNH is encoded by the coding sequence ATGAGCACCACCCCACAGCACCGCATTCTGCTGGTCGACGATCATCCGATGATGCGCCGAGGCATCCGCCAGATGCTCGAACTCGAAGAGGATTTTTTGATCGTCGGCGAAGCCAATCATGGCGAGGAGGCGCTGACCCTGATCGAGCCGCTGCAACCGGACCTGATCCTGCTGGACAACAATATGCCGCAGCTGAACGGCATCGAGACCCTGCGCCGCCTGCGGGCCATGGACTATGCCGGCAAGGTGCTGCTGTTCACCGTATCGGACGCCGAAGACGACATTCGCGATGCCCTGCGCCTGGATGCCGACGGCTATCTGCTCAAGGACATGGAGCCGGAGTTGCTGATCCAGTACATCCGCGATGCCCTCGACGGCAACCTGGTGGTTAGCCCCGGCCTGACCCGGGTCATGGCCCAGGCCCTGCGCTCGCCGCCGCGCCAGGCGGTGGTGGAGCTGACCGAGCGCGAACGCCAGGTGCTGAAGACCATCGCCGCTGGCTTCAGCAACAAGGTGATCGGGCACAAGCTGGGGATCACCGAAGGCACGGTCAAGGTGCATGTGAAAAACTTGCTGCACAAGCTCGGCCTGCGCTCGCGAGTCGAGGCCGCCGTGTGGGCCATGGAGCATTTGCGCAACCACTGA
- a CDS encoding HAMP domain-containing protein, whose translation MLRWLRSSLPARAGLAVILIAMLALASSLSAGLIAWFSQGDAAAINTAGSVRMETYHLSWKLAAGADREQLNAVRDSLQRRLDSQPLKAVLDDGPSTALQTSYKQILDQWNDVLRPALERGDAAAFQVHTQPFVEQLNQFVNLLQRHSEEKQSWQQVIQGLALFTTMIVLLVGLYELQYGVVSPLKELVEATQRFRRGDYRARVNHQSEDELGQLATSFNAMAETIEESHRTLESQVRQKTLNLQQANAALELLYQSSGSLATRLANAEGLDELIRRFQQRLPGLRLTLCLQGQQQAPAQQLLALHGASTRDVCASSDCAGCQKHHSSSLQTFSISNQGSELGELKAHFVDGHTAQAWETQLIQALANLIGTSLSLKRQREQDHRLLLLDERTIIARELHDSLAQALSYMKLQVSRMQTLMRRGEPVQTLEQVTGELREGLNNAYRQLRELLTTFRLQIDDAGLVQELKDTAAEFSRRGEFAVHLHLDTLAFELSASEQIHILQITREALSNCLRHAHAQNAWLELRQDGETVRLLVEDDGRGFSGNVDQREHHGLNIMDERARSLRGQLKIFSREPQGTLVQLEFLPEFLGRHTEGSVT comes from the coding sequence ATGCTTCGCTGGCTGCGCAGTTCCCTGCCCGCTCGCGCCGGGCTCGCGGTGATCCTGATTGCCATGCTGGCCCTGGCCAGCTCCCTCAGCGCCGGGTTGATCGCCTGGTTCAGCCAGGGCGATGCAGCCGCCATCAACACCGCCGGCTCGGTGCGCATGGAGACCTACCACCTGAGCTGGAAGCTCGCCGCCGGCGCCGATCGTGAACAACTCAATGCCGTGCGCGACAGCCTGCAACGGCGTCTCGACAGCCAGCCCCTCAAGGCAGTGCTGGACGATGGCCCGAGCACCGCGTTGCAAACCAGCTATAAGCAGATCCTCGATCAGTGGAATGACGTGTTGCGCCCGGCGCTGGAGCGTGGCGATGCCGCGGCGTTCCAGGTCCACACCCAGCCCTTCGTCGAGCAACTGAACCAGTTCGTCAATCTGCTGCAGCGCCACAGCGAGGAAAAGCAGAGCTGGCAGCAGGTGATCCAGGGCCTGGCGTTGTTCACCACCATGATTGTCCTGCTGGTCGGTCTGTATGAGTTGCAGTACGGCGTGGTCTCGCCGCTCAAGGAGTTGGTGGAAGCTACCCAGCGCTTTCGTCGCGGCGACTATCGCGCGCGGGTCAATCACCAGTCCGAGGACGAACTGGGTCAGCTGGCGACCAGCTTCAATGCCATGGCCGAGACCATCGAAGAGTCCCACCGCACGTTGGAAAGCCAGGTCCGGCAGAAGACCCTGAACCTGCAACAGGCCAACGCCGCCCTCGAATTGCTCTATCAAAGCAGCGGCAGCCTGGCGACCCGCCTGGCCAATGCCGAAGGCCTCGATGAGTTGATCCGGCGCTTCCAGCAACGCCTGCCGGGCCTGCGCCTGACCCTGTGCCTGCAAGGCCAGCAGCAGGCACCGGCCCAGCAACTGCTCGCCCTGCACGGTGCGAGCACCCGCGATGTGTGCGCCAGCAGCGATTGCGCCGGCTGCCAGAAACATCACAGCAGCAGCCTGCAGACTTTCAGCATCAGCAACCAGGGCAGCGAACTGGGAGAGCTCAAGGCGCATTTTGTCGACGGCCACACCGCCCAGGCCTGGGAAACCCAATTGATCCAGGCCCTGGCCAACCTGATCGGCACCTCGCTGTCGCTGAAACGCCAACGCGAACAGGATCACCGCCTGCTGCTGCTCGACGAACGCACGATCATCGCCCGCGAACTTCACGATTCCCTGGCCCAGGCGCTGTCCTACATGAAGCTGCAAGTCAGCCGCATGCAGACCCTGATGCGCCGTGGCGAACCGGTGCAGACCCTGGAGCAGGTCACCGGCGAACTGCGCGAAGGCCTGAACAATGCCTACCGCCAGTTGCGCGAATTGCTCACCACCTTCCGCCTGCAGATCGACGACGCCGGCCTGGTGCAGGAGCTCAAGGACACCGCCGCCGAATTCTCCCGCCGTGGCGAATTCGCCGTACACCTGCACCTCGACACCCTGGCTTTCGAGCTGTCGGCCAGCGAACAGATCCACATCCTGCAGATCACCCGCGAAGCCCTCTCCAACTGCCTGCGCCACGCCCATGCGCAGAACGCCTGGCTGGAGCTGCGACAGGACGGCGAGACGGTACGCCTGCTGGTGGAAGACGACGGCCGTGGCTTCAGCGGCAACGTCGACCAGCGCGAACACCACGGCCTGAACATCATGGATGAGCGGGCGCGCAGCTTGCGCGGGCAGCTGAAAATATTCTCCCGGGAGCCCCAGGGCACCCTGGTCCAGCTTGAATTCCTGCCGGAGTTTCTCGGCCGGCACACAGAAGGTAGCGTCACATGA
- a CDS encoding MFS transporter, translating into MIRPRVQQGLVLGMSTLAFTVCFMVWMMFAVLGVPIKDLLQLNETQFGLLAATPVLTGSLVRLPLGLLTDRFGGRTVFFLLMLSCVAPLYLISHATAYWQFLVLGLFVGLAGGSFSVGIAYVAKWFDKDNQGFAMGVFGAGNAGSAVTKFLAPALIAAGSWQLVPKVFSAILFITALLFWFLSADNKSHRSASGASLREQLSSLKDPAVWRYCQYYSIVFGGYVALALWMTKYYVQEYGFSLQSAALLAACFSLPGGVLRAVGGWMSDRWGAQSVTWWVLWVSWICLFLLSYPQTQLQVQTINGPVDFHLGLNPVLFTVLLFVMGIAFAFGKASVFKYIANDYPTNMGAVSGIVGLAGGLGGFVLPIMFGALVDLTGVRSSCFMLLYGVVWVSLIWMYLSEVRKRPLLGKASTPNSSIAQGDNHVRSAKA; encoded by the coding sequence GTGATCCGACCCCGTGTACAACAAGGCTTGGTGCTGGGCATGAGCACGCTGGCCTTCACCGTCTGCTTCATGGTCTGGATGATGTTCGCCGTGCTCGGCGTGCCGATCAAGGACCTGCTCCAGCTCAACGAAACCCAATTCGGCCTGCTGGCCGCCACCCCGGTCCTGACCGGCTCGCTGGTGCGTCTACCCCTGGGCCTGCTGACTGACCGCTTCGGCGGGCGCACGGTGTTCTTCCTGCTGATGCTGTCCTGCGTCGCACCGCTGTACCTGATCAGCCACGCCACGGCTTATTGGCAATTCCTGGTGCTGGGCCTGTTCGTCGGCCTCGCCGGCGGTTCGTTCTCGGTGGGCATCGCCTACGTCGCCAAGTGGTTCGACAAGGACAACCAGGGCTTCGCCATGGGCGTCTTCGGTGCCGGTAATGCTGGCTCGGCGGTGACCAAATTCCTCGCCCCGGCGCTGATTGCCGCCGGCAGCTGGCAACTGGTGCCGAAAGTCTTCAGCGCGATCCTGTTCATCACCGCGCTGCTGTTCTGGTTCCTCAGTGCCGACAACAAATCCCACCGCAGCGCCTCGGGCGCCAGCCTGCGTGAGCAGTTGAGCTCGCTGAAGGATCCGGCGGTGTGGCGCTACTGCCAGTACTACTCGATTGTCTTCGGCGGCTATGTCGCCCTGGCGTTGTGGATGACCAAGTACTACGTCCAGGAATACGGCTTCAGCCTGCAAAGCGCGGCGCTGCTGGCGGCCTGTTTCTCCCTGCCCGGCGGCGTGCTGCGTGCGGTGGGCGGCTGGATGTCGGATCGCTGGGGCGCGCAGAGCGTGACCTGGTGGGTGCTGTGGGTCAGCTGGATCTGTCTGTTCCTGCTCTCCTACCCACAGACCCAACTGCAAGTGCAGACCATCAATGGCCCGGTGGATTTCCACCTCGGCCTCAACCCCGTGCTGTTCACCGTGCTGCTGTTCGTCATGGGCATCGCCTTCGCGTTCGGCAAGGCCTCGGTCTTCAAATACATCGCCAACGACTACCCGACCAACATGGGCGCGGTGTCCGGCATCGTCGGCCTGGCCGGCGGCCTCGGCGGGTTCGTGCTGCCGATCATGTTCGGCGCCCTGGTCGACCTCACCGGCGTGCGCTCGTCCTGCTTCATGTTGCTGTACGGCGTGGTCTGGGTGTCCCTGATCTGGATGTACCTCAGCGAAGTGCGCAAACGCCCGCTGCTCGGTAAAGCGTCGACCCCGAATTCCAGCATTGCCCAAGGAGACAACCATGTCCGTTCTGCAAAAGCCTGA
- a CDS encoding NarK family nitrate/nitrite MFS transporter, with amino-acid sequence MSVLQKPDKGPVIHDWRPEDPAFWGKSGKQTATRNLWISIPALLLAFAVWMVWSTVIVRLNAIGFTFTTDQLFWLAALPGLSGATLRVFYSFMVPIFGGRRWTALSTASLLIPSIWMGFAVQDTSTSYSVFVIIALLCGFGGGNFASSMSNISFFYPKSQQGTALGLNAGLGNLGVSVMQFCVPLVITFGVFGFLGGNAQVLPDGTQLWLQNAGFIWVPFIILVTLLAWFGMNDLSSARASFSEQAVIFKRKHNWLMCWLYLATFGSFIGFSAAFPMLIKTSFPDVIALKFAFLGPLVGALVRPLGGWLADKLGGARVTLWNFVAMIVMVFAVMHFLPQDGKGGNFYGFLGMFMLLFITTGIGNGSTFRMIPVIFRTQHEKAAAGKSAAVREQALKDAGKESAAVLGFSSAMGAFGAFFIPKTFGSSMALTGSPAMAFYMFVGFYLSCILVTWWWYARKGAATPC; translated from the coding sequence ATGTCCGTTCTGCAAAAGCCTGACAAAGGCCCGGTCATTCATGACTGGCGCCCCGAGGACCCAGCGTTCTGGGGCAAAAGCGGCAAACAGACCGCCACGCGCAACCTGTGGATTTCGATCCCGGCGCTGCTGTTGGCCTTCGCTGTGTGGATGGTCTGGAGCACGGTGATCGTGCGCTTGAACGCCATCGGCTTTACGTTCACCACCGACCAGTTGTTCTGGCTGGCAGCGCTGCCGGGGTTGTCCGGCGCTACCTTGCGAGTGTTCTACTCGTTCATGGTGCCGATTTTCGGTGGCCGTCGCTGGACCGCCCTGAGCACCGCGTCGCTGCTGATCCCGTCGATCTGGATGGGCTTCGCGGTGCAGGACACCAGCACCTCCTACAGCGTGTTCGTGATCATCGCCTTGCTCTGCGGTTTCGGCGGTGGCAACTTCGCCTCGAGCATGTCCAACATCAGCTTCTTCTATCCGAAGTCGCAGCAGGGCACGGCGCTCGGGTTGAACGCCGGCCTGGGTAACCTCGGGGTCTCGGTGATGCAGTTCTGCGTGCCGCTGGTGATCACCTTCGGCGTGTTCGGCTTCCTCGGCGGCAACGCCCAGGTGCTGCCGGACGGCACTCAACTCTGGCTGCAGAACGCCGGCTTCATCTGGGTCCCGTTCATCATCCTGGTGACCCTGCTGGCCTGGTTCGGCATGAATGATCTGTCCAGCGCCCGTGCCTCGTTCAGCGAGCAGGCGGTGATCTTCAAGCGCAAGCACAACTGGCTGATGTGCTGGCTGTACCTGGCGACCTTCGGCTCGTTCATCGGCTTCTCTGCTGCCTTCCCGATGCTGATCAAGACTTCGTTCCCGGACGTCATCGCCCTGAAATTCGCCTTCCTCGGCCCACTGGTGGGTGCCCTGGTACGCCCATTGGGCGGCTGGCTGGCGGACAAGCTCGGTGGTGCGCGAGTGACCCTGTGGAACTTCGTGGCGATGATCGTGATGGTCTTCGCGGTCATGCACTTCCTGCCGCAGGACGGCAAGGGCGGCAACTTCTACGGCTTCCTCGGCATGTTCATGCTGCTGTTCATCACCACCGGCATCGGCAACGGCTCCACCTTCCGCATGATCCCGGTGATCTTCCGCACCCAGCATGAAAAAGCCGCCGCCGGCAAATCCGCCGCGGTGCGCGAACAGGCGCTGAAAGATGCCGGTAAAGAGTCGGCCGCCGTGCTCGGCTTCAGTTCGGCCATGGGCGCCTTCGGTGCGTTCTTCATTCCCAAGACCTTCGGCTCGTCAATGGCGCTCACCGGCAGCCCGGCGATGGCCTTCTACATGTTCGTCGGCTTTTACCTGAGCTGCATCCTCGTGACCTGGTGGTGGTACGCGCGCAAAGGCGCCGCGACACCCTGCTGA
- a CDS encoding nitrate reductase subunit alpha — protein sequence MSHLLDQLRFFNRKQNEFSEGHGETRKESRDWENVYRSRWQYDKIVRSTHGVNCTGSCSWKIYVKNGLITWETQQTDYPRTRNDLPNHEPRGCPRGASYSWYIYSANRLKYPKIRKPLLKLWREARRTLAPVEAWASIVENKAKADSYKSKRGMGGFIRSSWDEANEIIAASNVYTIKQYGPDRIVGFSPIPAMSMVSYAAGARYLSLIGGACLSFYDWYCDLPPASPMVWGEQTDVPESADWYNSNYIIAWGSNVPQTRTPDAHFFTEVRYKGTKTVSITPDYSEVAKLTDLWLNPKQGTDAALAQAFNHVIFKEFHLDKPSAYFTDYAKRYTDLPVLVLLKPMGDAGYQPDRFLRASDLTDNLGQDNNPEWKTIALDAYGELVSPQGSIGYRWGEKGKWNILPREGGEGREIDLKLSLIGEDVAEVAFPYFAGEAHDYFQHVAGDAVQFRRVPVHSLTLADGSVAKVATVFDLSAANLAIDRGLGGDNVAKDYNDASVPGTPAWQEKITGVSREKAIQIAREFADNADKTRGRSMIIVGAAMNHWYHMDMNYRGLINMLMLCGCVGQTGGGWAHYVGQEKLRPQCGWLPLAFGLDWNRPSRQMNGTSFFYAHSSQWRHEKMNMHDVLSPLADKSQFPEHALDYNIRAERAGWLPSAPQLNTNPLHICRDAAAAGMEPKDYVVKSLQDGSLRFACEQPDSPVNFPRNMFIWRSNLLGSSGKGHEYMLKYLLGTKNGVMNEDLGKTGDCKPQEAEWVDEGAIGKLDLVTTLDFRMSSTCMYSDIVLPTATWYEKDDMNTSDMHPFIHPLSAAIDPAWESRSDWEIYKGIAKAFSAMSEGHLGVEKDLLTVPLMHDSVGELAQPFGGTDWKSAGVAPQPGKNAPNLQVVERDYPNIYKQFTSLGPILEKQGNGGKGINWNTEDEVKFLGELNHHETAAGISKGRPKIDSAIDAAEVILSLAPETNGQVAVKAWAALSEFTGIDHSHLALSKAHEAIRFRDIQAQPRKIISSPTWSGLEDDHVSYNAGYTNVHENIPWRTITGRQQFYQDHPWMQAFGEQLMSYRPPVNTRTIEGVKGKRSNGETEIVLNWITPHQKWGIHSTYSDNLLMLTLSRGGPIVWLSENDAKRANIEDNDWIECFNANGALTARAVVSQRVKDGMVMMYHAQERIVNVPGSETTKTRGGHHNSVTRVVLKPTHMIGGYAQQAYGFNYYGTVGCNRDEFVVVRKMSKIDWLDGSTGDDLPRPLPTDIEEN from the coding sequence GTGAGTCATTTACTGGATCAACTGCGGTTTTTCAACCGCAAGCAAAACGAGTTTTCCGAAGGCCATGGCGAGACTCGCAAAGAGTCCCGCGACTGGGAGAACGTCTACCGCTCGCGCTGGCAGTATGACAAGATCGTGCGCTCGACCCACGGGGTGAACTGCACCGGTTCGTGCTCGTGGAAAATCTACGTGAAGAACGGCCTGATCACCTGGGAGACCCAGCAGACCGACTACCCGCGCACCCGTAACGACCTGCCCAACCACGAGCCTCGTGGCTGCCCGCGTGGCGCCAGCTACAGCTGGTACATCTACAGCGCCAACCGCCTCAAGTATCCGAAAATCCGCAAGCCGCTGCTGAAATTGTGGCGCGAGGCACGGCGGACCCTGGCGCCGGTCGAGGCCTGGGCGAGCATTGTCGAGAACAAGGCCAAGGCCGACTCGTATAAAAGCAAGCGCGGCATGGGTGGTTTCATTCGTTCCAGCTGGGACGAAGCCAACGAGATCATCGCGGCGTCCAACGTCTACACCATCAAGCAATATGGCCCGGACCGCATCGTTGGCTTCTCGCCGATCCCGGCCATGTCGATGGTCAGCTACGCCGCCGGCGCCCGTTACCTGTCGCTGATCGGCGGCGCCTGCCTGAGCTTCTACGACTGGTACTGCGACCTGCCACCGGCCTCGCCGATGGTCTGGGGCGAGCAGACCGACGTGCCGGAATCGGCCGACTGGTACAACTCCAACTACATCATTGCCTGGGGCTCCAACGTCCCGCAGACCCGTACGCCGGATGCGCACTTCTTCACCGAAGTTCGTTACAAGGGCACCAAGACTGTATCGATCACCCCGGACTATTCGGAAGTCGCCAAGCTCACCGACCTCTGGCTCAACCCGAAACAGGGCACCGACGCCGCACTGGCCCAGGCCTTCAACCATGTGATCTTCAAGGAATTCCACCTCGACAAGCCGAGCGCCTATTTCACCGACTACGCCAAGCGCTACACCGACTTGCCGGTGCTGGTGCTGCTCAAGCCCATGGGCGATGCCGGCTACCAGCCTGACCGCTTCCTGCGCGCCAGCGACCTGACTGACAACCTCGGCCAGGACAACAACCCGGAATGGAAAACCATCGCCCTCGATGCCTACGGCGAACTGGTATCGCCGCAAGGTTCGATCGGTTATCGCTGGGGCGAGAAGGGCAAGTGGAACATCCTGCCCCGTGAAGGCGGCGAAGGCCGCGAGATCGACCTCAAGCTCAGCCTGATCGGTGAAGACGTCGCCGAAGTGGCCTTCCCGTATTTCGCCGGCGAAGCCCACGACTACTTCCAGCATGTTGCCGGTGATGCCGTGCAATTTCGCCGGGTGCCGGTGCACAGCCTGACCCTGGCCGACGGCAGCGTGGCCAAGGTCGCGACAGTGTTCGACCTGTCCGCCGCCAACCTGGCGATCGACCGTGGCCTGGGTGGCGACAACGTCGCCAAGGACTACAACGACGCCTCGGTGCCCGGCACCCCGGCCTGGCAGGAAAAAATCACCGGCGTCAGCCGTGAAAAAGCCATCCAGATTGCCCGTGAGTTCGCCGACAACGCCGACAAGACCCGTGGTCGCTCGATGATCATCGTCGGCGCGGCGATGAACCACTGGTACCACATGGACATGAACTACCGTGGGCTGATCAACATGCTCATGCTCTGCGGTTGCGTCGGCCAGACCGGTGGCGGCTGGGCGCACTACGTCGGCCAGGAAAAACTGCGTCCGCAGTGCGGCTGGCTGCCCCTGGCGTTCGGCCTGGACTGGAACCGTCCATCGCGGCAAATGAACGGCACCAGCTTCTTCTATGCCCACAGCTCGCAATGGCGCCACGAGAAAATGAACATGCACGATGTTCTCTCGCCGTTGGCCGATAAATCCCAGTTCCCCGAACACGCGCTGGACTACAACATCCGCGCCGAACGCGCCGGCTGGTTGCCGAGTGCGCCGCAACTCAACACCAACCCGCTGCACATCTGCCGCGACGCGGCGGCGGCCGGCATGGAACCCAAGGACTACGTGGTCAAGTCGCTGCAGGACGGCTCGCTGCGCTTTGCCTGCGAACAGCCGGACAGTCCGGTGAACTTCCCGCGCAACATGTTCATCTGGCGCTCCAACCTGCTGGGCTCCTCGGGCAAGGGCCACGAGTACATGCTCAAGTACCTGCTCGGCACCAAGAACGGGGTGATGAACGAAGACCTTGGCAAGACCGGCGACTGCAAGCCGCAAGAGGCGGAATGGGTCGACGAAGGCGCCATCGGCAAGCTCGACCTGGTGACCACCCTGGACTTCCGCATGTCCTCGACCTGCATGTACTCCGACATCGTCCTGCCGACCGCTACCTGGTACGAAAAAGACGACATGAACACCTCGGACATGCACCCGTTCATCCACCCCTTGTCGGCGGCCATCGACCCGGCGTGGGAATCCCGTTCCGACTGGGAAATCTACAAAGGCATCGCCAAAGCCTTCTCGGCCATGTCCGAGGGGCACCTGGGTGTGGAGAAAGACCTGCTCACCGTTCCGCTGATGCACGACAGCGTCGGCGAACTGGCGCAACCCTTCGGCGGCACCGACTGGAAAAGCGCCGGCGTCGCTCCGCAACCGGGCAAAAACGCGCCGAACCTGCAAGTGGTCGAGCGCGACTACCCGAACATCTACAAGCAGTTCACCTCGCTCGGCCCGATCCTCGAAAAACAAGGCAACGGCGGCAAGGGCATCAACTGGAACACCGAGGATGAAGTGAAATTCCTCGGCGAACTCAACCACCACGAAACCGCCGCCGGGATCAGCAAAGGCCGGCCAAAAATCGACAGCGCCATCGACGCCGCCGAAGTGATCCTCTCCCTGGCCCCGGAAACCAACGGCCAGGTCGCGGTCAAGGCGTGGGCGGCGCTGTCGGAATTCACCGGCATCGACCACAGCCACCTGGCGCTGTCCAAGGCTCACGAAGCGATTCGCTTCCGCGACATCCAGGCACAGCCGCGCAAGATCATCTCCAGCCCGACCTGGTCGGGGCTCGAAGACGATCACGTCAGCTACAACGCCGGCTACACCAACGTTCACGAGAACATCCCATGGCGCACCATCACCGGCCGCCAGCAGTTCTACCAGGATCACCCGTGGATGCAGGCGTTCGGCGAGCAATTGATGAGCTATCGGCCACCGGTCAACACCCGGACCATCGAGGGCGTCAAAGGCAAACGCAGCAACGGCGAGACCGAAATCGTCCTGAACTGGATCACTCCGCACCAGAAATGGGGCATCCACAGCACCTACAGCGACAACCTGCTGATGCTCACCCTGAGCCGTGGCGGACCGATTGTCTGGCTCTCGGAGAACGACGCCAAGCGCGCCAACATCGAGGACAACGATTGGATCGAGTGCTTCAACGCCAACGGCGCATTGACCGCCCGGGCGGTGGTCAGCCAGCGGGTCAAGGACGGCATGGTGATGATGTACCACGCCCAGGAGCGGATCGTGAACGTGCCCGGCTCTGAGACCACCAAGACCCGTGGCGGCCACCATAACTCGGTGACCCGCGTGGTGCTCAAACCGACCCACATGATCGGCGGCTATGCCCAGCAGGCCTACGGTTTCAACTACTACGGCACCGTCGGCTGCAACCGCGACGAGTTCGTCGTAGTGCGCAAAATGTCGAAAATTGACTGGCTCGATGGCTCAACCGGCGATGACCTGCCGCGTCCGTTGCCGACCGATATCGAGGAGAACTGA